The following proteins come from a genomic window of Phacochoerus africanus isolate WHEZ1 chromosome 9, ROS_Pafr_v1, whole genome shotgun sequence:
- the LOC125136412 gene encoding LOW QUALITY PROTEIN: olfactory receptor 4N5-like (The sequence of the model RefSeq protein was modified relative to this genomic sequence to represent the inferred CDS: deleted 2 bases in 2 codons) has protein sequence MERENSTVVTEFILLGLTQSQGTQLLVFTLVLIFYLIILPGNFLIILTIRSDPGLPAPLYFFLGNLAFLDASYSFIVAPRMLVDFLSEKKVISYRGCITQLFFLHFLGVGEMFLLVVMAFDRYIAICRPLHYSTVMNPRACYALLMALWLGGFTHSIVQVALILYLPFCGPNQLDNFFCDVPQVIKLACTDTFVVEFLMVSNSGLLSLLCFLGLLASYAVILCHVKEHSSEGKNKALSTCTTHIIIVFLMFGPAIFIYTCPFRASPADKIISLFHTVILPLMNPVIYILRNQEVKASMRRLLSLHTVCWMQ, from the exons ATGGAGAGGGAGAACAGCACAGTAGTAACCGAATTCATCCTCCTTGGTCTGACTCAGTCTCAAGGTACTCAACTACTAGTCTTCACTCTAGTCTTAATTTTCTACCTCATTATCCtccctggaaacttcctcatcatcctcaccatcaggTCAGACCCTGGCCTCCCGGCTCCACTCTACTTCTTTCTG GGCAACTTGGCCTTCCTGGATGCATCCTACTCCTTCATCGTGGCT CCTAGGATGCTGGTGGACTTCCTCTCTGAGAAGAAGGTGATCTCCTACAGAGGCTGCATCACTCAGCTCTTCTTCTTGCATTTCCTTGGAGTGGGGGAGATGTTCCTTCTTGTTGTGATGGCCTTTGACCGCTACATTGCCATCTGTCGTCCTTTACATTACTCAACTGTCATGAACCCCAGGGCCTGCTATGCCTTGCTCATGGCTCTGTGGCTTGGAGGCTTTACTCATTCCATTGTACAAGTGGCTCTTATTCTTTACCTGCCCTTCTGTGGCCCAAACCAGCTGGACAACTTCTTCTGTGATGTGCCACAGGTCATCAAGCTGGCCTGCACCGACACCTTTGTGGTGGAGTTCCTGATGGTTTCCAACAGTGGCCTGCTCAGCCTCCTTTGCTTTCTTGGGCTTCTGGCCTCCTATGCAGTCATCCTCTGCCATGTAAAGGAACACTCCTCCGAAGGGAAGAACAAGGCTCTTTCCACATGCACCACACACATTATCATTGTGTTTCTCATGTTTGGACCTGCCATCTTCATCTATACTTGCCCTTTCAGAGCCTCTCCAGCTGACAAAATCATTTCTCTCTTTCACACTGTAATCTTACCTCTGATGAATCCTGTAATTTATATTCTTCGCAACCAGGAAGTAAAAGCTTCCATGAGGAGGTTATTGAGTCTGCATACGGTTTGCTGGATGCAATAG